A genomic window from Amia ocellicauda isolate fAmiCal2 chromosome 15, fAmiCal2.hap1, whole genome shotgun sequence includes:
- the LOC136771612 gene encoding zona pellucida sperm-binding protein 1-like — translation MALARLHSLNYGVITRDSPFRLLVECRYAEGNLASTGYLVKNPYLPNAILSHGVFGVQLSIAMDDTYSRFYPPYHRPLRLLLGRPVFLEVQLLNAPDPSLVLLVYYCVAYPRSAQAVWVLVYEGCPNPLDYGHTSTLHVHNKQPLPKQHRRFEIRTFQFMDHVTHHYLHEEIYFMCSTEVCSPSAKQCVEGCFDGRKLPVVEDPNADEHCTRKPCPGKANRSAGLPAQ, via the exons ATGGCCCTGGCCAGACTCCATAGCCTGAACTATGGAGTCATCACTAGGGACAGTCCCTTCAG gctgctggtggagtGCCGCTATGCAGAGGGGAACTTGGCCAGCACTGGATACCTGGTGAAAAACCCTTACCTGCCCAATGCAATTCTGTCCCATGGGGTGTTTGGGGTGCAGCTCAGTATTGCCATGG ATGACACCTACAGCCGGTTTTACCCTCCGTACCACCGGCCCCTGCGGCTCTTGCTGGGCAGGCCAGTCTTCTTGGAGGTGCAGCTGCTGAATGCCCCTGACCCCAGCCTGGTGCTGCTGGTGTACTACTGTGTTGCCTACCCCCGCTCTGCCCAGGCTGTCTGGGTGTTGGTCTATGAGGG CTGCCCCAACCCTCTGGACTACGGTCACACCTCCACCCTGCACGTCCACAACAAGCAGCCTTTGCCCAAACAGCACCGTCGATTTGAGATCCGCACCTTCCAGTTCATGGACCACGTGACTCACCACTACCTGCATGAGGAG ATCTACTTCATGTGCTCCACGGAGGTCTGCTCCCCATCAGCCAAGCAGTGTGTGGAAGGATGCTTTGATGGGCGCA AGCTCCCTGTGGTTGAGGACCCCAATGCTGATGAGCACTGTACCAGGAAGCCTTGCCCAGGAAAGGCCAATAGATCTGCAGGCCTCCCAGCCCAGTGA